In Sebastes fasciatus isolate fSebFas1 chromosome 8, fSebFas1.pri, whole genome shotgun sequence, the DNA window CCGCTCCTGAGTCTGTCTCTCGTCTTTGCGTCTTTTCTCATGATCCACAAGCTGAAACTTGCAGAGAAGGACGTGGTGGGAGTTAAACACGAGAGAGAGGATGCCCATGGCTGGTGCGGCTCCTCCGAGTGTTTCTCATTGAAGAAAGGAGTCGTGAAAACTAGTTCAGACTCTCCGGTGTTTCCTAGCAACGGGACTCATCCTCCAGCTTCTTCTTGGGACGCGCAGGTCCTCAACTGCAGCGAGGACGCGTCTGTGAGGAGCCAGGACTGGTTCCGACGTCTGGACCCGAGGTTTCACCAGTTCGTGCTCCACAGACACTGCAGGTACTTCCCCATGCTCATCAACCACCCGGAGAAGTGCtcggatggagatggagatggagtgCATCTCCTCATGGTGGTGAAGTCCGTCATAGAGCAGCACGACAGACGAGAGGCTGTGCGTAAAAGCTGGGGAGAAGAGCGAACTGTGGATGGGAAGAAGATCAAAACTTTGTTTCTTTTGGGAAGCCCCACGACTGGGAAAGACACAAAGAACCTGCAGAAGCTGATCGAGTACGAGGACCAGATCTACGGGGACATCCTCCAGTGGGACTTCATGGACACCTTCTTCAACTTGACCCTTAAAGAGGTCAACTTCTTAAAATGGTTTGACATCTACTGCTCTGGTGTGCAGTTCATCTTCAAAGGAGATGATGATGTGTTTGTGAATACTCTCAATCTACTGCAGCTCATTGGGTTCAAAGTGGAGGATGGTAAAGACTCAGACTTGTTTGTTGGAGACACAATCTCCAAGGCGATCCCCATCCGAAACCGGCAGAGTAAATACTACATCCCCAAAGAGCTGTACGATAAGCCGTATCCTCCTTATGTGGGAGGTGGGGGGTTTCTGATGTCCTCCCAGCTGGCCAGGAGGCTCTTCGTGGTCTCGGAGGATTTGGAGTTGTACCCCATTGATGATGTGTTTTTGGGGATGTGCATGCAGAAGCTCCACTTGGCCCCAGAGATGCACCCGGGCTTCAGGACCTTCGGCATCACCAG includes these proteins:
- the b3gnt7l gene encoding UDP-GlcNAc:betaGal beta-1,3-N-acetylglucosaminyltransferase 7, like, yielding MDHFSSRRKRVGLLKPLLSLSLVFASFLMIHKLKLAEKDVVGVKHEREDAHGWCGSSECFSLKKGVVKTSSDSPVFPSNGTHPPASSWDAQVLNCSEDASVRSQDWFRRLDPRFHQFVLHRHCRYFPMLINHPEKCSDGDGDGVHLLMVVKSVIEQHDRREAVRKSWGEERTVDGKKIKTLFLLGSPTTGKDTKNLQKLIEYEDQIYGDILQWDFMDTFFNLTLKEVNFLKWFDIYCSGVQFIFKGDDDVFVNTLNLLQLIGFKVEDGKDSDLFVGDTISKAIPIRNRQSKYYIPKELYDKPYPPYVGGGGFLMSSQLARRLFVVSEDLELYPIDDVFLGMCMQKLHLAPEMHPGFRTFGITRRKVSPMNGEPCFYKNLIVVHKLSAQELLRMWSVVHNEDLICAQRVTI